The Lacipirellula parvula genome window below encodes:
- a CDS encoding chemotaxis protein CheB, translated as MHFSATPLTHDIANGSSNSSGEPRRRFKLVVMAASLGGVEAVGNVLAGLPGDFPVPIAVVQHRTKHFPNYLARVLQRRTSLTVKDAEAGEKMVPGCVYVAPSDLHLVVDAHHRLQFSDGQRIRYVLSSANPLLVSAAEHLGGDVLAAVLTGGGQDATDGVQSVYQAGGVVIAQDMKSSESFSMPKSAIATGSVSLGLPLHEIAPTIMQLLI; from the coding sequence ATGCATTTCAGCGCTACTCCACTCACGCACGATATCGCCAATGGATCGTCCAACTCGTCAGGCGAGCCCCGCAGACGCTTCAAATTAGTCGTTATGGCAGCGTCCTTAGGCGGCGTTGAGGCAGTCGGCAATGTCCTCGCTGGCTTACCGGGAGATTTCCCGGTCCCAATCGCAGTGGTGCAACATCGAACAAAGCACTTTCCCAACTACCTCGCCCGGGTCCTACAGCGACGAACATCGCTGACGGTGAAAGACGCCGAAGCGGGAGAGAAAATGGTGCCTGGCTGTGTGTATGTCGCACCCTCGGACCTGCATCTCGTCGTCGATGCACATCACCGTCTCCAATTCAGCGACGGGCAAAGGATACGTTACGTCTTATCCTCTGCAAATCCCCTGCTAGTCTCTGCAGCAGAACATTTAGGCGGTGACGTGCTCGCAGCAGTGCTGACTGGCGGCGGCCAAGATGCGACGGACGGCGTTCAATCTGTCTACCAGGCTGGGGGAGTTGTGATCGCTCAAGACATGAAGTCCAGCGAGAGCTTTTCCATGCCGAAGTCGGCGATAGCGACGGGCTCCGTCAGTCTGGGGCTGCCGCTGCACGAGATTGCGCCGACCATTATGCAATTGCTGATCTAA
- a CDS encoding sugar phosphate isomerase/epimerase family protein translates to MSDWPIGISTGAFYQRPILKCLEDIRDAGFTIVEICSYPAHLNYRDLAEVTQAAQRLRELQLEPYSFHAPFADQIDITSLDESTRAASVGAVETAAIAAAELGARNFVIHPGPERSPVRGEERLLRMERGAESLNYLAERCRQLGTALVMENMLPHLCFGLTKDMLWMLGAIDRVDVGLCLDTGHAFLSGDITKVVHKLSGHLWMVHANDNYGERDDHFPPGQGRIDWKALVGQLAHVHFDGAIILEIGLTSAGTFDFGAAQQSRKYLHELAGEHELAERFK, encoded by the coding sequence ATGAGCGATTGGCCGATTGGAATCTCCACTGGCGCGTTCTACCAACGTCCGATCCTGAAATGCTTAGAGGATATTCGTGACGCTGGCTTCACGATCGTCGAGATTTGCTCCTACCCTGCTCATCTTAATTACCGGGACTTAGCCGAGGTGACTCAAGCTGCGCAACGTCTTCGAGAACTACAGCTTGAGCCCTACTCATTTCACGCTCCTTTTGCAGATCAGATTGATATTACTTCACTCGATGAATCTACCCGAGCCGCGTCGGTGGGCGCCGTCGAGACGGCGGCGATTGCAGCTGCTGAGCTCGGGGCTAGAAATTTCGTTATTCACCCTGGTCCCGAACGCTCGCCGGTACGGGGCGAAGAGCGCCTATTAAGGATGGAGCGGGGCGCGGAATCGCTGAATTACTTGGCGGAGCGCTGTCGCCAGCTGGGAACGGCTCTCGTCATGGAAAACATGCTTCCACACCTCTGCTTCGGCCTGACCAAGGACATGTTGTGGATGTTGGGAGCTATTGACCGCGTTGACGTAGGGCTTTGCTTAGACACCGGGCACGCGTTCCTATCGGGAGACATAACCAAGGTGGTACACAAGCTGTCGGGACACTTATGGATGGTCCATGCCAATGACAACTACGGCGAACGCGACGATCACTTTCCGCCTGGCCAAGGACGGATCGACTGGAAGGCCCTGGTCGGCCAATTAGCCCACGTGCATTTCGATGGGGCTATCATCCTTGAGATCGGCCTGACGTCCGCCGGGACCTTTGACTTCGGAGCAGCTCAGCAATCTCGCAAATATCTTCACGAGCTCGCCGGAGAGCATGAGCTTGCCGAGCGATTCAAGTAG
- a CDS encoding heavy metal translocating P-type ATPase, whose amino-acid sequence MTAIAAAAIAGITLHLVLRYATSTSIFIIELPLWSVLLLGGVPLVFELSAKVLRAEFGSDLLAGISIVTAIILGEYLAGALVVLMLSGGEALESYAIRSASSVLSALAKRMPSLAHQRRGGVVVDVPLSDVAVDDVLVIFPHDICPVDGVVIEGRGSMDESFLTGEPFQMSKTPGSEVISGAINGESAIVIRASRPAADSRYSKIMQIMLSAEQHRPRMRRLGDTLGAYYTPLALAIASLAWWISGQPHRFLAVLVVATPCPLLIAIPVAIIGAISLCARRGIIVKDTVVLETIATCTTAIFDKTGTLTYGRPRLTDQLVVSDAEAAEVLTLVASLERYSKHPLARAVLAAAKSAGVALQEVSEISEPPGQGLRGIVAGHTVQITSRGVIARDQLDRGDQLPPHAGGLECCVVIDQCYTATYRFRDEPRSEGASFVKHLHPYHGFTRLLIVSGDRESEVRYLAEQIGIREVYAEKTPEEKVAIVRAETLKARTLYVGDGINDAPALLSATVGIAIGQNSDITTESAGVVVMDSSLEKVDEFMHISSRMRRIALQSAIGGMSLSVAGMALASGGLLLPVAGAVTQEIIDVLAILNALRAALPPKKLSDFSKAQVEPPTNR is encoded by the coding sequence ATGACAGCAATTGCCGCCGCAGCGATCGCCGGCATCACCCTACATTTGGTGCTTCGGTATGCCACCAGCACTTCCATATTCATCATTGAGTTGCCGCTCTGGTCCGTCCTATTGTTGGGCGGAGTTCCCCTTGTTTTCGAATTGTCCGCGAAAGTTTTAAGGGCCGAATTTGGATCCGATCTACTGGCCGGCATCTCCATCGTGACGGCGATTATCTTAGGCGAGTATCTCGCCGGAGCCCTTGTGGTGCTGATGCTTTCGGGGGGAGAGGCACTGGAGAGTTACGCTATTCGAAGCGCCTCGTCAGTTCTAAGCGCGCTCGCGAAGCGAATGCCATCGTTAGCGCATCAACGGCGAGGTGGCGTGGTAGTGGACGTACCGCTGAGCGATGTAGCCGTTGACGATGTGCTCGTCATCTTTCCGCATGACATTTGTCCGGTCGATGGCGTCGTGATCGAGGGCCGCGGCTCAATGGACGAGTCGTTTCTGACCGGCGAACCTTTTCAGATGTCAAAGACGCCTGGCTCAGAAGTCATCTCTGGAGCAATTAACGGCGAATCGGCGATCGTCATTCGTGCAAGTCGCCCCGCAGCTGACTCTCGGTATTCGAAGATCATGCAAATCATGCTATCTGCTGAGCAGCATCGCCCTCGAATGCGACGGTTGGGAGACACTCTTGGCGCTTACTACACCCCCCTGGCGCTTGCAATCGCTTCACTTGCTTGGTGGATCAGCGGACAACCGCACCGATTTTTAGCGGTGCTCGTAGTCGCAACGCCTTGCCCGCTTCTAATTGCAATTCCCGTCGCCATTATCGGCGCGATTTCTTTGTGCGCTCGCCGCGGCATCATCGTAAAAGATACGGTTGTTCTCGAAACGATTGCTACGTGCACCACGGCGATTTTCGATAAAACGGGCACGCTGACCTATGGACGTCCACGATTGACGGACCAACTTGTGGTCTCAGATGCTGAAGCCGCAGAAGTGCTGACTTTAGTGGCAAGCCTTGAGCGCTATTCAAAACATCCGCTTGCCCGTGCAGTTCTCGCCGCTGCCAAGTCAGCTGGAGTCGCTTTGCAAGAAGTGAGCGAGATAAGCGAACCGCCCGGCCAAGGCCTGCGCGGCATTGTCGCCGGACATACGGTGCAGATTACAAGCCGTGGCGTGATTGCTAGAGATCAACTCGATCGAGGAGACCAGTTACCACCCCACGCCGGCGGCCTTGAGTGTTGCGTAGTTATTGACCAGTGTTATACAGCGACCTACAGGTTTCGCGACGAACCTCGCAGCGAGGGCGCTTCGTTCGTCAAGCACTTACATCCCTACCATGGCTTCACGAGGCTTCTGATTGTTTCAGGAGATCGTGAATCCGAGGTGCGCTACTTAGCCGAGCAGATAGGCATCCGCGAAGTCTACGCTGAGAAGACGCCGGAGGAAAAAGTCGCCATAGTACGTGCGGAAACGCTGAAAGCCAGAACGTTGTATGTCGGGGATGGCATCAACGATGCGCCCGCACTTCTCTCCGCGACGGTGGGAATAGCTATTGGTCAAAACAGTGACATTACCACTGAATCAGCGGGCGTCGTCGTCATGGACAGTTCGCTGGAAAAGGTCGACGAGTTCATGCACATCAGCAGTCGCATGAGACGCATCGCGCTTCAGAGCGCGATTGGCGGGATGTCACTGAGCGTCGCGGGAATGGCGTTGGCTAGCGGCGGTCTGCTACTTCCGGTGGCTGGCGCGGTGACCCAAGAGATCATTGATGTGCTCGCAATACTGAACGCCTTACGTGCTGCACTTCCGCCGAAAAAGCTCTCGGATTTCTCAAAAGCTCAAGTAGAGCCGCCAACGAACCGTTGA
- a CDS encoding sigma-54-dependent transcriptional regulator: protein MHECPDFSECDLLLVDDDRELRGDMAQYFASKGYRVREAANGTDALVETERQSFDVAVIDFAMPEMTGIALLEQFKARGADMPVVMLTGEATVSLAVEAMKLGASEFLSKPISLRELERLVKKAAAAGRLRRENQQLKAVLRQQRSGAPQLVGGSSAMEEVFRLISRTAGSVRPILIQGESGTGKELVARALHEASGLADKPLVIINCAALPEALLESELFGHEKGAFTGAVAAKEGLFEVADGGTLFVDEIGELAASLQAKLLRVLEDGSLRRVGSVKERRVRVRLIAATNRDLAKEVQAGRFREDLFYRINVLTIALPALRDREGDIERLVRHFLGFEWKIEDPVLRLLTSYSWPGNVRQLINALERAKVLADDEWIRAENLPPEIVRSAHEQPLSVPGQSVGDLESVSRRHVEATYLRMQGNKSKTAKALGIGRRTLYRLLDKYGIEPLDQGVEPTGE, encoded by the coding sequence ATGCACGAATGCCCTGATTTTTCCGAGTGCGACCTATTGCTTGTGGATGATGATCGCGAGTTGCGCGGCGATATGGCCCAGTACTTCGCCTCGAAGGGCTACCGCGTCCGCGAAGCTGCTAACGGGACCGATGCGCTAGTAGAAACGGAGCGACAGTCGTTCGACGTAGCTGTAATCGACTTTGCGATGCCTGAAATGACGGGGATCGCACTGTTGGAGCAGTTTAAGGCTCGCGGGGCAGATATGCCCGTGGTGATGCTCACCGGCGAGGCGACGGTTAGTTTAGCCGTCGAGGCGATGAAGCTCGGAGCTAGCGAATTCTTAAGTAAGCCAATCAGTCTTCGCGAGCTGGAGCGCCTCGTAAAAAAGGCCGCAGCCGCGGGACGGTTGCGTCGAGAAAATCAGCAATTAAAAGCAGTGCTGCGACAGCAACGCTCAGGTGCACCTCAATTGGTGGGCGGTTCCTCGGCCATGGAAGAGGTGTTCCGCCTCATCAGCCGGACTGCAGGCTCCGTCAGACCGATTCTAATCCAAGGGGAAAGTGGAACTGGGAAAGAGCTCGTCGCCCGAGCCTTGCATGAGGCGAGCGGCTTGGCCGACAAGCCGTTGGTCATTATCAATTGTGCTGCGCTTCCCGAGGCCCTACTTGAGAGCGAATTGTTTGGCCACGAAAAGGGCGCCTTCACGGGCGCCGTGGCCGCGAAGGAAGGACTATTCGAAGTAGCTGACGGCGGCACCCTATTCGTCGACGAAATTGGTGAACTAGCAGCTAGTTTACAGGCAAAGTTGCTCCGAGTTTTGGAAGACGGGTCGCTACGTCGAGTAGGCTCCGTCAAGGAGCGCCGCGTGCGCGTGCGGTTAATCGCCGCGACGAATCGAGATTTAGCGAAAGAAGTGCAGGCCGGCCGCTTCCGGGAGGACCTCTTCTACCGGATCAACGTTCTGACGATTGCACTACCTGCGCTGCGTGACCGTGAAGGCGACATAGAACGTCTCGTTCGTCACTTTCTTGGCTTCGAATGGAAGATTGAAGATCCAGTCTTGCGATTGCTTACGAGCTACAGCTGGCCCGGGAATGTCCGGCAACTTATCAATGCTCTCGAGCGTGCAAAGGTCCTGGCGGATGACGAATGGATACGCGCCGAGAACTTGCCGCCCGAGATCGTTAGAAGCGCTCATGAACAGCCACTCAGCGTTCCCGGGCAATCCGTTGGAGACTTAGAATCCGTGAGCCGTCGGCACGTTGAGGCGACGTATCTGCGTATGCAGGGAAATAAGTCGAAGACCGCCAAGGCGCTCGGAATCGGTCGCCGAACTCTCTACCGCTTGCTGGATAAATACGGAATCGAGCCGTTGGATCAAGGCGTCGAGCCAACGGGAGAATAA
- a CDS encoding protoglobin domain-containing protein: MEQIKLRYREMQRYVEWSENDAARMAEIEPLLAPHAQELIDDFYAEIQRHSEALSVITGGVTQIARLSRTLLEWLAQLLGGCYDDVYMEPRWRVGRRHVEIGLPQRFTSLALGRLRAGLTRILCDKWARPPRELTQALVSLNKLLDLDHALIQDAYETQYVERERMLERERGEKKFRHLVENASCLIAIVASDDSIAYFNPFAQRFTGYSAAELSASPEKMCDVFGGDRENIERRLSSVRNLHETSCCDVQMFKSGSPPRWISWTFSAIENIGVDTLVLAVGQDVTEQKRAVEQQLKSSRLEAIGEMYARIAHESRNSLQRLQVCSELLAEELAGNEACMRLVERSAQAQGDLHRLLDEVRSYASPIALEKTECRVSALWQEAWTLLETARKGRDAVLVEDMTLATNRPLLLDRFRTVQVFRNIFENCLIAGADPLKIQIVCQECRYNEVSMLQIRVSDNGPGFSPGAADQAFQPFFTTRSRGSGLGLAIVRRIIEAHGGSVAATNVTDRGAEVTITLPLDSST; encoded by the coding sequence ATGGAACAGATCAAGCTTCGCTATCGTGAAATGCAACGCTACGTCGAGTGGTCCGAAAACGATGCGGCGAGAATGGCAGAGATAGAGCCGCTGTTAGCTCCCCATGCCCAGGAGTTGATCGATGACTTCTATGCAGAGATCCAACGCCATTCTGAAGCCTTGAGTGTCATCACGGGAGGCGTTACTCAGATCGCAAGGCTCTCCAGAACGCTCCTGGAGTGGCTTGCACAGCTTCTGGGGGGCTGTTACGACGATGTCTACATGGAACCGCGCTGGCGTGTTGGCCGCCGGCACGTGGAAATTGGTCTGCCTCAGCGTTTCACGAGCCTCGCGCTTGGAAGATTGCGCGCCGGATTGACTCGCATCTTGTGTGACAAATGGGCTCGCCCCCCCCGCGAGCTAACGCAAGCGTTAGTCTCGCTCAACAAGCTGCTAGATCTCGATCATGCACTGATTCAAGATGCCTATGAGACCCAGTACGTCGAGCGAGAACGAATGCTCGAACGCGAACGAGGCGAAAAGAAGTTCAGACATCTGGTCGAGAATGCGAGCTGCTTAATCGCGATCGTCGCCTCCGACGATTCAATCGCTTATTTCAATCCCTTCGCCCAGAGGTTCACGGGCTACTCTGCGGCCGAGCTTTCGGCGTCTCCTGAGAAGATGTGCGACGTCTTTGGAGGAGATCGTGAGAATATTGAGCGCCGGCTGTCTTCGGTACGCAATCTCCACGAAACTTCCTGCTGTGACGTGCAAATGTTTAAATCGGGGTCGCCTCCTCGCTGGATTTCCTGGACGTTTAGCGCCATTGAGAACATCGGAGTAGACACGCTAGTACTAGCGGTAGGCCAGGACGTCACTGAACAGAAAAGGGCTGTCGAACAGCAACTGAAGTCTAGCCGCCTCGAGGCTATCGGTGAAATGTACGCCCGGATCGCACATGAGAGTCGCAATTCTCTCCAGCGACTCCAGGTTTGCTCGGAGCTACTGGCGGAAGAGCTTGCGGGCAATGAAGCTTGCATGCGGCTTGTGGAACGCTCAGCCCAAGCGCAAGGCGATTTGCACCGGCTTCTCGACGAGGTTCGTAGCTACGCTTCTCCAATTGCATTGGAAAAAACTGAATGCCGTGTTTCAGCACTCTGGCAGGAGGCCTGGACGCTGCTTGAGACGGCGAGAAAAGGTCGCGATGCAGTCCTTGTTGAGGACATGACCTTGGCCACAAACCGCCCACTGCTGCTCGATCGCTTCCGCACAGTACAGGTCTTTCGAAACATATTCGAAAACTGCTTGATCGCGGGAGCCGATCCGCTGAAGATTCAAATAGTGTGTCAGGAATGTCGCTACAACGAGGTCTCGATGCTGCAAATTCGCGTGTCGGATAACGGACCTGGATTCAGCCCGGGGGCGGCCGACCAGGCTTTCCAACCTTTCTTTACCACTCGAAGTCGTGGAAGCGGCCTCGGGTTGGCGATCGTTCGACGAATCATTGAGGCCCACGGGGGTAGCGTTGCAGCGACTAACGTGACCGACCGCGGCGCGGAAGTGACAATTACGCTTCCTCTCGATTCCTCGACCTAA